Genomic DNA from Amycolatopsis sp. YIM 10:
ACCATCGGGCGCGGCGGCGGCTTCTCCTCCGGCGGCATCGTCCGCGCCATGTGCGTTGCACCGGCCGCCCCGTACACGCTGTCGACGTGACCGGCACCGCGCCGGGTGAACACCCAGCCCTCGCCACGCTGGAGCTTCTCCGCTCCGCCCACCTGGGCGTCCAGCAGCGGGTCACCGGAGTTCAGCACGTCCCCGTCCTTGACCAGGCTGGCGAACCCCATGCACACCGCGGGCAGGTCCTTGCGGATCTCCTCAACCTCGACCCCAGGCGGCGGCCACTGCTCCCCGTCGCGCTGCGCACCCACAGCCATCTCCGCCGCGACCGCCGCGGCCGGGCCCGACGGGAACCAGCCGAACCGACGCGGCTTGATCTGCCGCACCCATGGCCGCAGCTCGGCGCGCAACTGCTGCATGGCCAGCGGCCCGGACCACGCCTTGACCGGCTCGACCCGTACGCGGCGCCCGTCGGGCAGCACCGCGGCGGTCACGAGCGTGGCGTGCTGTTCGTCGATCGACACGTCGAGGACGAGCGCCAGGCGGTCGCGCAGGCCGTCCATGCTCGCCGGGTCCTTGCCCTTCTCCCAGCCCTCGCGGCTCAGCGCGGGGTTCAGGTTCGGCACGTCCATGCACAGGATCTCGGTCAGGAACTTCGCCAGCGCTTCCCCACCCTCGCGCTTGACGCGCCGGGCGTCGGCCAGCAGCGACCCCAGCCCGACCCGCCGCCCGAGGTTCGGGTTCGCCATCGCCAGCGCGTGCGGGTCGTCCGGCTCCGAGCCCTGCGGGGCGCTCCACTCGAACCACCCCATCTCCGGGTCCGAGTCGGGGCGCAGCGTCTCGCGGCCGGTGACCTCGTCGACTTCGATCGCTTCCCGGCGTAGCGCGTTGAGCACGATGGCGCGCGCGTCGCCCTTGTTCGAGATCCCGAAAGCCTGCGCGTCCGCGACCGCGTTCATGGCGTTGTAGCTGGCGTTCCACGGGTCCCACGAGTCGTGCTCGCGCAGCTCGTCGAGGATGAGCCGGTTCACGGTCAGCGACCGGCCGCCCTTGCGGTTCGAGGCGGCGATCTTGTACCGGCACCGGCGGCGCTTCCCGTCCGCATAGGACAGCACCGTCAGGGTCTGCTCGCCGTTCGCCCGTCGGACACCGCCCTTCGGCACGTCCTCGTCGAGTACCTCGATGGACTCGACCAGTTCGACGGCCTTCTCCCAGGACTCGCGGGCGTAGTCGAGGTTGGTCGAGGTGCCCAGCACAAGGCCGACCTGAAGCACGAACAGCCAGTACAGCGACAGCACGACGAGTACGTGCGTCTTGCCGTTCTGCCGGGCGACGATCACCAGCACCTTGCGGAACCGTGGGCGCCCGTCGGGCAGGAGCTCGCCGGCGTGGATGACCAGCCACCGCTCCCATGGATCGAGCGGCTGTTCGAGGATCTCGCGCGCGAAGTCGTCGGCGCCGAACCCGTACGAGGTCTCTGGGGTCAGCGCGCACCCGCACCCGCACGGGCCGGGCGCGCCGACGACGAGCGGCGGCGTGTAGAGCCGCGGCTCGGTCCGCCCGAGGATCCGCTCAGTCGGTCCCGGTTCGTACGGCGTGCTCGGCTCGGAGAGCGTGGAGCTTGGCCCGCTTGGGGTTCCCACCGTCACCGTCACCTGGCGTACCTCCCTTCGGCACGATCGCCTTGCGCGCGGCCGGGGTCGCGCCGAGGTCGCCGAGCACCGCCAGCAGCTTCCCGCCGAGCTCGGCGATCGTCCGCCCGCTGGTCTCGTCGTCGATCGCCCGCGCGAGCCTGCGCGCCAGCTCGCACGCCGCGGCGTCTTCGTCTTCGAGATCGAGCGTGTCCAGCGTCCGCTCGACCGCGCCCAGCAGGCCGTCGACGGGCTGATCATCGGTCATCGCGGGCCTCCGTGGGAGCGCGGGGAGAGAGAGGACACAAGGGACGTGGATGTCCGGGCGGGGTCGGAGCTCAAAAAACCGCAGGTCAGGGGCTTGTCCACTGTGGACGTGCGTTTGTGCAGGTCAGCGCGTTGCATGAGGCATTGCATGATGATCATCGTGCACGCCTACGTGCCAGGGTGGTAGCCCTGCCCAGTACCCACCCATGCAGCAGCGCCCTGTGCAGCCCCCACCACATGGCCAGCCTTCGGTGCCACGGTGTGAGGTGGTGCCCGCACTCGACGCACCGCATCCACCTGGTGGTGGTCCACATGTGCTGATGTGCTGGTGCCCTGCTCATCGTGGACACCTGCACTGGCAGCGGCAGGTACACGCCGGTGGAGGCGGGGGTGGTGGTGCTGGCTGGCGCGGGGTCTGCCCCTGCATGCGCTGGTGGGTCATGCGTCCACCACGATGTCGTCGGGGTGCACGGTCTCCCGGGTGGGTTCCGGGGCCTTGCCCACAGACCGGCAGTAGAGCGCGTGCAGCTGCCCCGTGGGAGCCGGGTACTCGACCACCGGGCAGCGGATCATCTCGAATCCGACGACCTTCGCGCGTCGGAGCACGCCGTCGCCCTGGTCCACGTCGACCAGCTCGCCGATCTCGGGGGTGTGCTCGGTCATGGGCGCCACACTTCGTTCCCGTCCGAGTCGGTGATGTTGATCGTCCGGTAGTCCTTGTGCTCGCGGCTGAAGTCACCAGCTCCCAGGATCAGTGCTTCGAACGAGTTCGAGATGACGCGCTCGGGCTGGCCGTTCAGCTCGTAGTGCAGTTCGTACGGCGGCTGGTCGGCCATCGTCACCACTCCGTCATGGGTCGGGGTTCGGGGTCAGGCTGATTGTTGGGGTCACCAACGTCCATATTGCACTTCCGGTGCGCCGCCTGGAGCCACGCCGGATCGTCGCCGTACTTCTTGCCGCGGATGTGGTGCACCGACGCGGACATCGGGTGCGGGTGCTCCAGCAGCGGGTCGATGGCGAAGCCGCACAGCCCGCAGATCCAGCGGTCCCGGTTGAGGACGAACAGGCGGGTCCGGCGCCACGCCCGCGTGGAGCCTCCGGCCCAGGCCTCGCTCATCGGTCGGTTCGCGCCGGGCGTCCGCGTCGTCCCTCGACCCACCGGCGCAGCCTGGTTACCTGTGCCTCGGTGTGGTGGCTGCATTTCGCGGCGCATGGCCAGCTCTGGCCGCAGACGGCGCACTCGATGACCACCGGGTGGTAGTGCAGGCAGCACAGTTCCGGCTCGGAGCAGTAGATGTAGCGGGGCCGGTGCGGCTGGTCTCCCTTGATGATGGGGCGCGCTCGCCACTGCGCCTCCACCGCAGCCTCCAGTTCGGCACGGCGTGCTCGCAGGTCGGCCCACCACTCGCCGAGGGTCGGTTCCGTCACGACCACCACTCTTCCCCGTCCTCGTCGTCGTCGAGGACGGTTCCACAGTGGATGCACAGGCCGGAGTTGTCCGGGTCGGCGTGGCCGTCGGCCGCGCACACCCAGTTGCGCAGGCCTGGGGGCGGTTCGCCGCGCGAGACGCCGCGCGGCGGCAGGGCCGGGTTCTGGCCGTGCTCCAGGATGATGTCCCAACGTTCGGCGCGGGTCAGCTCGTACCACTCCTTCCCGGCCACCGAGCGTTCGTTGTGGACTCGCCGGGTGACCCGTCTGCCCGCGGCGAAGCCGCGCCAGTAGGCGGGTGAGGTCTCGCTGCCGGGGCTGCTGGTGGCGTTCTGGTAGACGGACTCCCAGCCCGCCGCGACGCCCCGCGCCCACTGGGCGGCGTGGTCGTCCTCGATCAGGATCTCGATCACGGGCGCCACTCCTCGCGGTAGTCCGGGTGGCCGGCATACGGCAGGGCGAGCAGGCGGACGGTCGGGCAAGGCGCCTCGACGTCGCCGTCCGGCGAGTACTCCGACTCGCTGCACACCTTGCAGACCTCGACCTCGCACGCCTCCTGATCCGGCCACCAGATCGAGATGCGCGACGCGTGCAGCTCAATGATCCGCTGCTTCGCCTCCAGCTCGTCGAGTGCCCGTTTCGGGTCCCACCGGATGATGTGCTCACCCTCGGCCAGCCAGGTCTCGGCGCGGGGAATCAGCTGGCGCGAGGAAGTGCCGTTCTCGGACGAGATCGTCCGCGTGCCGCCCTGCCACCGCCAGCGCGGTAGCGGGGCGCCGCCCTTCGCGCGGGCCAGGGCGTTGACGCCCAGGGGCTTGCGAGCCGCTTCCGCGTCGTCGGCGACGCGGGCTCGCAGGAACTCGATCAAGTCGTTCACGCGCTCGTTGTCTCCTTGGGGTGGTCAGAACGGGGGCTCGTCGTGGAGCCGCGGCGGGCTGGCGGGTTCGGTCGGGATGGCCCACGGGTCGAAGGTCACCGGCGGCTGATCGCGGCGGATGCCGAGCAGTGCCCGGCCGTACCGGTCCTGCCATTTCGCGCGCCAGGCCTGGAACCGGGTGGGGTGGCATTCGCGGCAGCCGCCGTCGTTGCAGGCGTGGCAGTAGGGCTCTTCCTGGCACCTGCCGGTTGGTTCGTCGTCGTAGTCGTCGATGTCGGTCACGGCTGGTCCTTCGGGGTCGGCGCGTTCTTCGCACGGCGGGCGGCTTCGAGGGCCGGGTACACGTTGCGGCGGTCGATGTTGGCCGCGGCGCCGAGCTGCTC
This window encodes:
- a CDS encoding DUF6221 family protein — translated: MNDLIEFLRARVADDAEAARKPLGVNALARAKGGAPLPRWRWQGGTRTISSENGTSSRQLIPRAETWLAEGEHIIRWDPKRALDELEAKQRIIELHASRISIWWPDQEACEVEVCKVCSESEYSPDGDVEAPCPTVRLLALPYAGHPDYREEWRP
- a CDS encoding HNH endonuclease, whose protein sequence is MSEAWAGGSTRAWRRTRLFVLNRDRWICGLCGFAIDPLLEHPHPMSASVHHIRGKKYGDDPAWLQAAHRKCNMDVGDPNNQPDPEPRPMTEW
- a CDS encoding terminase encodes the protein MGTPSGPSSTLSEPSTPYEPGPTERILGRTEPRLYTPPLVVGAPGPCGCGCALTPETSYGFGADDFAREILEQPLDPWERWLVIHAGELLPDGRPRFRKVLVIVARQNGKTHVLVVLSLYWLFVLQVGLVLGTSTNLDYARESWEKAVELVESIEVLDEDVPKGGVRRANGEQTLTVLSYADGKRRRCRYKIAASNRKGGRSLTVNRLILDELREHDSWDPWNASYNAMNAVADAQAFGISNKGDARAIVLNALRREAIEVDEVTGRETLRPDSDPEMGWFEWSAPQGSEPDDPHALAMANPNLGRRVGLGSLLADARRVKREGGEALAKFLTEILCMDVPNLNPALSREGWEKGKDPASMDGLRDRLALVLDVSIDEQHATLVTAAVLPDGRRVRVEPVKAWSGPLAMQQLRAELRPWVRQIKPRRFGWFPSGPAAAVAAEMAVGAQRDGEQWPPPGVEVEEIRKDLPAVCMGFASLVKDGDVLNSGDPLLDAQVGGAEKLQRGEGWVFTRRGAGHVDSVYGAAGATHMARTMPPEEKPPPRPMVV